A window of Flavobacterium flavigenum contains these coding sequences:
- a CDS encoding UDP-N-acetylmuramoyl-tripeptide--D-alanyl-D-alanine ligase, which produces MNIKEIHNLFLKCKSLSIDTRKIEKDSMFFAIKGENFDANTFAQEALERGALFVIIDNPSYLIDERTILVKNSLETLQELAKFHRQYLKIPIVALTGSNGKTTTKELINVVLAQKYKTMATVGNLNNHIGVPLTLLSFGRETEIGIVEMGANHKKEIEFLCSIAQPDYGYITNFGKAHLEGFGGVEGVIEGKSEMYKYLLENDKLAFVNLDDAIQIEKSKKIKSFTFGLNNSHADINILSIEANPFVLIHYDDFFVKSNLIGLYNANNINAAVAIGKHFKVEKNDIKSAIENYTPTNNRSQLLKKESFEIILDAYNANPSSMAVAITNFLQLDNPDKIMVLGDMFELGSESMQEHKIIVDSLAKQQKSICYLIGKSFYENRISKENLHFFETFDNFSEYLKINKPKESSIILIKGSRGMALERTLEFL; this is translated from the coding sequence ATGAATATTAAAGAAATTCATAACTTATTTTTAAAATGTAAATCTCTTTCAATTGATACGCGCAAAATTGAAAAAGACTCGATGTTTTTTGCTATCAAGGGAGAAAATTTTGATGCTAATACTTTTGCTCAGGAAGCTTTAGAACGAGGGGCTTTATTTGTAATAATTGATAATCCGTCTTATTTAATTGACGAAAGAACAATTCTGGTAAAAAATAGTTTAGAAACATTACAGGAGTTGGCAAAATTTCACAGACAATATTTAAAAATTCCGATTGTTGCATTAACCGGGAGCAATGGTAAAACAACAACAAAAGAACTAATAAATGTTGTTTTGGCACAGAAATATAAAACTATGGCAACTGTTGGGAACTTAAATAACCATATTGGTGTTCCGTTAACATTATTGTCTTTTGGCAGAGAAACCGAAATTGGAATTGTAGAAATGGGTGCTAATCATAAAAAGGAAATTGAGTTTTTATGTTCAATAGCCCAGCCTGATTATGGCTATATTACAAATTTTGGTAAAGCGCATTTAGAAGGTTTTGGAGGTGTCGAAGGTGTAATTGAAGGAAAAAGCGAGATGTATAAATACTTGCTTGAAAACGATAAATTGGCCTTTGTTAATTTAGATGACGCTATTCAGATTGAAAAATCTAAAAAAATTAAATCTTTTACATTTGGATTAAATAATAGTCATGCTGATATTAATATTCTCTCAATAGAAGCAAATCCGTTTGTTTTGATTCATTATGATGATTTTTTTGTAAAATCTAATTTGATCGGTCTTTATAATGCCAACAATATTAATGCTGCCGTTGCTATTGGAAAACATTTCAAAGTTGAAAAAAATGATATTAAATCAGCAATTGAAAACTATACTCCAACCAATAATAGATCTCAGTTATTAAAAAAGGAATCATTTGAAATTATTCTGGATGCGTATAATGCTAACCCAAGCAGTATGGCTGTAGCAATAACTAATTTTTTACAATTAGATAATCCTGATAAAATAATGGTTTTAGGTGACATGTTTGAGCTTGGAAGTGAAAGCATGCAAGAGCATAAAATTATTGTTGATTCTTTAGCAAAGCAACAGAAATCTATTTGTTATTTGATTGGAAAATCGTTTTATGAAAATCGTATTTCTAAAGAAAATCTTCATTTTTTTGAAACCTTTGATAATTTTTCTGAATATTTAAAAATTAATAAACCCAAAGAATCAAGTATTATCCTGATTAAGGGATCACGTGGTATGGCATTAGAAAGAACTTTGGAATTTCTATAA
- a CDS encoding alpha-ketoglutarate-dependent dioxygenase AlkB family protein, with product MDLFNPEINETTNLLPKEGTVNYYGKCFSRQEADFYRDILLNTIEWKNDKAIIFGKLILTKRKVAWYGDQEFEYTYSNTTKKALPWTPELLELKKIIEKKTGETFNSCLLNLYHSGEEGMAWHSDAEKDLKKNGAIGSVSFGAERKFAFKHKETKETVSMILEHGSLLVMKDETQTHWLHRLPPTKTTQKPRVNLTFRTIVR from the coding sequence ATGGACTTATTTAATCCTGAAATAAACGAAACCACTAATCTGCTTCCAAAAGAAGGAACGGTGAATTATTATGGAAAATGCTTCTCCAGACAAGAAGCCGATTTCTACCGTGATATTTTATTGAATACAATCGAATGGAAAAATGACAAAGCCATCATCTTTGGGAAATTAATTTTAACCAAACGAAAAGTAGCCTGGTACGGCGATCAGGAATTTGAATACACATATTCGAATACAACCAAAAAAGCATTGCCCTGGACGCCAGAACTTTTAGAATTAAAGAAAATCATTGAAAAAAAAACAGGTGAAACTTTTAATTCTTGCCTGCTGAATTTATATCATTCAGGCGAAGAAGGAATGGCGTGGCACAGCGATGCCGAAAAAGATTTGAAGAAAAATGGAGCAATTGGATCAGTAAGTTTTGGTGCCGAACGCAAATTTGCTTTCAAACATAAAGAGACAAAAGAAACGGTTTCTATGATTTTGGAACACGGAAGTTTATTGGTTATGAAAGATGAAACTCAAACGCATTGGTTACATCGTCTTCCTCCAACAAAAACAACACAAAAACCTAGAGTAAATTTGACTTTCAGAACTATTGTGAGATAG
- a CDS encoding Ada metal-binding domain-containing protein, with protein sequence MLQHNKISDSDLRNKIKKDEICFGGNQKLKIYGTLKCSSGKRMKRENRVFFLSENEARENGFRPCGHCMKLEYQKWKNGLI encoded by the coding sequence ATGCTTCAACACAACAAAATTTCCGATTCCGATCTTCGGAATAAGATTAAAAAAGACGAAATTTGCTTCGGTGGCAACCAAAAACTAAAAATCTACGGGACTCTAAAATGCTCTTCCGGAAAAAGGATGAAACGTGAAAATCGTGTTTTCTTTTTATCTGAAAATGAAGCCAGAGAAAATGGTTTCAGACCTTGCGGACATTGTATGAAATTGGAATATCAAAAATGGAAAAATGGACTTATTTAA
- a CDS encoding 2OG-Fe(II) oxygenase, with product MQNIQSKIASQNWENITESMHQNGFAIIPNILNNEQCEDLKFDYDNPNLYRKTVVMERHRFGLGEYKYYNYPLPDLIQNLRFSIYPKLVPIANTWMKALNIDTVFPKTHTELLKQCHDNNQLKATALILKYGKGGFNTLHQDLYGDVYFPIQIVLFLNEPDEEFTGGEFILTQQTPRAQSKAIVLKPKKGDILVFTTNFRPVKGTKGYYRVNIKHGVSEIHSGERYTLGIIFHDALS from the coding sequence TTTGCTATTATTCCTAATATCCTAAATAATGAACAATGCGAAGATTTAAAATTCGATTATGACAATCCAAATTTATATCGGAAAACAGTTGTAATGGAACGTCATCGATTTGGTCTGGGCGAATATAAATATTACAATTATCCATTGCCTGATTTAATTCAGAATCTTCGTTTTTCGATTTATCCAAAACTGGTCCCAATTGCCAATACATGGATGAAAGCTTTGAATATAGATACTGTTTTTCCAAAAACTCACACAGAGTTACTAAAACAATGCCATGATAATAACCAACTGAAAGCAACAGCTTTAATTTTAAAATATGGCAAAGGCGGATTCAATACTTTGCATCAAGATTTGTATGGAGATGTTTATTTTCCAATTCAAATTGTACTTTTTTTAAATGAGCCTGATGAAGAATTTACAGGAGGAGAATTTATTTTAACGCAACAAACGCCAAGAGCACAATCGAAAGCCATTGTTTTAAAACCTAAAAAAGGAGATATATTGGTTTTCACAACCAATTTCAGGCCTGTAAAAGGCACAAAAGGCTATTATCGTGTGAATATTAAACATGGTGTGAGTGAAATTCATTCGGGGGAGCGATACACACTTGGAATTATTTTTCATGATGCTTTATCGTAA